Part of the Spinacia oleracea cultivar Varoflay chromosome 5, BTI_SOV_V1, whole genome shotgun sequence genome, ttgaaaatccggcattatgccgccatatGTTTGAGGCTTTTGGAGTTGGATTCAGAACTTAATTTTTGAAGGTTTGAGTAAGGACTTGAAATTTCGGCATTACGCCGTCATAGATTTGGATATTTGAAATTAGGATTTTGCACATAGGActtggatttggaaattggacttgaaaatcatGACGGCATTGAATTGGATTTTTGAAACTTGAGTTTGGAAGTTTGATTTCCGGCATTgtaacgccgttggattgggtttttgaaacttgaatttggaaatttgacttggaaatccggcattataactccgttggattggattttgaattttaattgagagttttgacttgaaaattcggcattataacgccgttggattggattttTGAGTTTGgattggcatttgtgcgtgaggcgtgtttagggttttgaatcaaatggagtggcactcctagaaGACCCTAtatcggcgattttagatgcatgaggtttggatgatgctcctaggggttaggtttcctagttggaggctaattgttTTGGCAAAGCtggaactcgaggttagccattcactcatgcaaagacgcccacaaaATGCATAAATAGCACATAGTTACACtagcatgaatatgaatgcgagatgcaaagttctcaacctatggtcggtctaagttttgtatgatgcaagtggtcggcttggTGTTAAAAGGGTccttgactaagaggcggatccggaaaCAACCGTTTCACATCCACCTTAGGGACGTGTTTGTTGGAAGACGACCTCCATGCTAGACGTCAGGAACGTCAAGCAAATGTCAAGTTTCGATAGGCTGGGGAATGGTCAgacactttggtcaggaaccgtatggagaatgACCGTTCCAttacccccggggctagcccgaatgtagaacacattcatgttgggcaaggtagaaattcgttttgcacagaTAATGTTTTCGAAAATATGCATGATATGCCTAAAACACAATCGTATTTAAACATTTTACTTGAAAAGTTTACCCTTCTGCGTTCATTCTCCTAGTTTGGGAGTGCCCTTCGAATTTCAAAATTTCTGAGCTAAACTCCCACTAGggtatttggccaaaaatgggcAGCCAGCCACTGGAGGCCACGGTGCTGATGGCAGGCAGCTGCTAGCACTCAACACTTGAGCACAACAGTGGCATAATGCTCATAAGATGCTCGTATACtcgaattgaaatttgaaactcCCTAATGGAGTCGCCAGATTGTAGGGGTGATTTTTTTTGTATCTTTTTTGTATGTGCCCCTGCggcttttgaaattttgaaattcgAAGGATTCGCCACCAAACAAGTTTAAGGGTCTAGTTTGGAAAGACCCTAGTATGACTCtttttggataaggcattgaatatTGAAACCGAACGTGTGAGATTCGGGTATGGGAACGAACCGCTTATTTTTGGCAAACTTGAAAAGCACGTTCAAACACAAGACAAGGAACGTTTTCGTGAAATCCTGATCATGATGCTATGttggttgaatcatgcattttagaacattgtatttgctacttgtacgtggtcacttttctttaaagttaattaaaggaacctaaggccggtttgtccaaaaattatctttgttaagcgtgatgtaacctttgtatattgttgtatttagcatgttgggtgatgaaagcaataaacatgtaaagcatcatcacaaatagtaggaattattgaaatgcgtacaaaaccacatcaccttaaaacaggtgagtaaagagtgcggaattgtaATTGCAAGCATAGGaaataaaggtgcgatattgaaagtgcgttattgaaattgcgatattgaaagtgcgatattgaaattgcgatattgaaatgcggtattgaaagtgtgatattgaaatgcaatattgaaatgacaatatttaaatgacgatattgaaattgtattattatacttgagatccgaacgccaaacaactacttaataataagtgtgtccgacagggattcaattctctaaaaatctcaactttagacgAGTTGTTCATCATAAATCATccttgattttgattattaaaatagaacttgaatattgaacttgaacattgaaattaggaggcttggttcttaaatattagaccttttaatgttaaaaaggcttCCCCTTTAaaatgctccataacttgaaattggttctagtttaaggagaagttgatctcacttaaacatcattgaataatgaaaatagaacttgtatttgaatatAGAAGGTTGaatgttcatgtgttctagttttgaaaagggtttgcacttttccaaacatccttgaagttttgaaaagatttttattttgtaaaattgtatgCTGATTGTTGTAAAGGAGAAACCTTTCAAGTATGAAAGTTCTTTACTTTACTAAtcgttttcgaaaataaagctCGAATATTGcatattgatattgaaaatGTGCGTAGAAAATCATTTGGGAGgagtttcaagagtgaaacccTCACAAAGATTGCACTTTTGAACACTTTTCCTAGTTTATCATGAGTGTGCACTCAAATGAAAACATCATaggaattgaatattgaatttagAAAGGTAGAAAGGTAGAGAATATCATGATAATTTTAttagggattcggatttacctatttaggattaggttagttttccGATTTGTACTCCCAATTGCATtgatattttagaaaattgtaGTGGAGATGTAGAttggaaacttgaaatttgtattggaatttgagaggaaaattcgaaattacgacgttgtattgaatTGTTCCCCCCATTTGGGGTGAAAATGGAGGTTTAAATAGGAGATTATCCGGCTAAACGCCAAGACACGTCAgcgcccaacgcaaggccagcgCCTAGCGCAGGTGACGTGTCTCAGGTGCCGCTAAAcaaggacgatgacgccgtccttttcttttgtattgtaGCTTTGTACCTTGTACGAATGTGTACGAATTTAGCACGTAGCGTTTCTTGGTGGTTAAGGcattttgcgactaaaaacactCCTTTTTTGCGCTCGGTTTTTGTATTTTGGACTCGAATTATGGGACGCGGCCTGCTATGCTCGGTTTTATAGGTCGGCGCCcgattttggattgcttaatggaATTTCGACGGGAAACGGCCTTGTAAAACTAATGGAGAAGTCCATTGGGCGAGATtgggtttggattttgaatttgatttttgaaaattgtattatgTACCGAGTTTCGGAATGGGAGcgggctcgggaattggactttggatattggattttggaacatatcttagcaattgggacttccgcacggagttgtaccaaccacctagcaaggataatggtctcgtcatcatcccattaggggagacacaaattaggtgtctacgagccccatgcttgggcaaACAATGAAGGCCATGCTTAAAAGAGTTAAATTAATTTTCTAAGTATAAGAGCAGGCTTCTATTCTCCAAAGGGGCTGATGAGCCCCATGattgggcgaacgatgaagaGCCATGCTTAAAAGACTTAGATTTTTTTTCTAAGTATGAGAGTGGGATTCTATTCTCCAAAGGGACGAATGAGCCCCAtgtttgggcgaacgatgaagcGCCATGCTTGGAAAACTTAGATTACTTTTCTAAGTATGAGATTGGGATTCTATTCTCCAAAGgtactaatgagccccatgcttgggcgaacgatgaagcGCAATGCTTGAAAGACCtagattatttttctaagtatgAGAGTGGGCTTCtattctccaaagggactaatgagccccatgcttgacTTCTGCTTGCCATTCGCTTGGCTTTTGATGTACTTTAACATGGTTGACCATATGTGTGGCTTTTCTTGTGTTTTGAACATATTTGGCCATGGCTTGGCTTTTGATGGTCTTTGACTTAGTTTCTCATTTCTCCGGCTTCTCCTGCGTTATgaacttagattattttgctaaatGTGGGAGGTAAGCTTCTATTCTGTGGTAGGTCTAGAAACCTTTGTTTCTTTGCGTGGAAAATTGTTTACAACGATGGTATGATATTGATGTGACACATTTATACCGTGCTCCCTTTCCCATATATACTAAATTGTTGTAAACTTATTATTTACAAGGCACGACTTACCCTTGCTGGTGGGGGACGATATGCTCATGCTCGGGTGAGATGCAGAGTGTTTGTGTCGAGTGCCAGATGTAAGCACTTCTTCAATATTTGAGATATGTTGGTGAgttggtgtgagggggtcgaaaaagcacgaggctaatgcatgacctcgtccctcgtgggtgtgacgcttcttttttattcaatcaagtgtaattggatttcctgtgagtttacacccaattgactagtaatataggagtcgccattcactttttaacaacaatgagaaaaaatgacaaaacccggttatcgtgacataaagggagtgcaattatgtttgaccacgacggccgtaggttcccttgtgatccctggtgtggggatcactcaacatacacccgcaaggtagagattgagggttcaggggactgtaactaccgagaggagtacttcgctcgtcgataactccagaggcaggatatccttactagcccagcataaataattgaagggacatgcgttaactattaaactaatctgagttgattttagcaatatgcaacatatattactagatcgatcgcgattatctgatttagatagcattaagggacctagcatgataatccaatttccgaaaaatattatatttgttaggcgtgatagaacaatcatatttagttagtttaacagttcataaaaagggcgaggaaagcaattaaatcatggaaaagggacacattacgacgcgagaggtgcgtcacggttctcaggaaactaaccactttgactctgctatttctcctttttatttaacgaatctcaattatgggacaggatacgttctgttcgatttatggatcgattgcgacagaacgcgtgaacaatttcgcagcgtgaggcttaggctaagggttggagtcaatactcagaatatgaattgtgagttgtccttttcacgtcgaacttaaggccctatttatagaaaagagttcgtggaaagatagaattgcagaaatccacgaggaattaggaaaaaacacgtaccaggtattttcagcgcccaggcctgggcgccgaagatttcggcgcctagagccaggcgttgaaaataggatctgggctatttttcttagtcagattcggattcctagaatccggagtatttgagatttaattgagtcttttagtgcgtattaaccttgtgacgggatgcgtctgggcccgttacgaactctaggctcgttagggttttaattaatacgtgactcctattttcgaatcatattaggaataggattctctcgcaatttctatctcatttaggatttatgttggagtgcaacacctaattctgacaggtttctatcttttatcaCTTTCCACTTTTAagaactacccattacggcagttactatttttagcaggtttccataaatagcaggtttctataaatagcaggttttgggtgaaatgaaaaggggaattgagattcgttattttataggagatgcgttctCAAGTGGAGAtatacgttttcatcatcgaaccttccctttcgggaatggggacaaaagtaggtgtctacagttgggATCGTGGAGGGTAATAAAAACTTTAACATGTGTTTCGCCCCTTTCTTTGAATCTCCACCCTCTTGGTCATATTCTAGGTTATGTTTTGTGATGACTGGGCGTACAACGCGCGCGTTGGACATTGGGCTCTAGACGAAGGATATAAACACACAACGTGATGGGTGCTGAGTATTGAAGTGTGGGTTGGGCGGACAATGTCTTGGGAGAGCGATGCTCACACACTTGGCTGGGCGAGGCTTACGTATTTGGGGGATGTTGCTCGCTGCTAGTTGGGCCAAAGTTGGGTGTTTGGCTATGATTTGTGTACGTGGGGGTGCCGATTGAGCTAAGCCCTATTTAGGGAGTTTGGTTTATTTTGCAGCCATATGTTTTGGCTCTTGTTGCACTTTGAGCTTGATGTGCCAATTGCTTGCCTTTTGATTCGCTTAAAAACTTTGTCACCATTTTTTTGGCTTTTGGTGTACTTTGGAATTTGTACTTGCCATTTTTTGGCTTTTGATTTATTTTGAACTTGACTCGccattttttatattttgattcTCCTTGAACTCAACTTGATAATTTTTGGCTTTTGATTGGCCTCAAACTCGTCTTGCCATTTTTTGGCTTTTGATTTGCCTCGAACTTGACTTGCCATATTTTGGCTTTTGATTCACTTTGATATTGACTTACCCTTCTTCGGCTTCTGATGCACTTTAACTTGTTTTTCCATTGTTTGGATTTTCATGCCCCTCATATTTGGTCTGTCTTTGTTTGGCTTTTGATGCATCTCGAACTTAGTCTTCCACTACTTGGCTTATAATGCACGATGAGCTTGGTCTGCCACTTGCTTGGCTTTTGATGCACTTTAATTTGCTTGGCTTTTCATTCACCTTGAACTTAGTCTGCCACTCTTTGGCTTTTCATGTACCCTGAACTAGTTTGTTACTTGCATGGCTTTTGATGCACCTGGAGCTTAAAAGACTTAGATTACTTTTCTAAGTATTAGAGATGGACTTCTATTCTTCCatagggactaatgagccccatgtttGACTTTCTCTtgcacttgcttgccttttgaTGCACCTTGAGCTTGTCGTGCCATTGTTTAGCCTTTGATGCCCCTTGAGTTGGACTTTCCTTTGTTTGGATCTTGttcaaaaacaatttttttttctactaAGTAATATTTACCAAGCAAATATTCGCCAAGCCTTTTACTATTGCCTTGAAGAATGAAACTTGTTTACGATGATGGAATGTTATTTAGCCTATGGCGAGTTTAGATAATTTTGCCTCCATTTTCATCATTGAGAACTATAGCTAGGAGGTAAAGTACTTAAAAGAAACGAAAAGTACTTAGAGGATTCAAACATAAAACCTTCAAAGGATGTTGGTATTTCATGGGTTGGGGAGGGCCTTGCCATGAGTAGTTCTTGTTGTCATCACTAAGGGGTCCATGTCCTTGGCTTTTAATTTAAGGGGGAAGGATATTTGCTTATGTAATAATTCAACTTGCCCTTGTCGGCTAAGGCatcgttctgttcgacttattttgacttatttcatacaaattaagttcagataagttcagttaagttcagataacttcagataatataagttcagcaaaattaagtttttttcagatattttcacacacaaataagtttgttttcagacaaaataagtttttttcaaataaaataagttcagataagttcagttaagttcagataagttcagataagttcagataatataagttcagtcaaaataagtccaataaaaCGGAGCCTAAGTGATCCACGCCCTCTTCAACTCCCGGCAGTTCTTCATAGTGTGCCCGCACTCATGGTGGAACTCACACCAAAGTGACTTGTCTCTCTTTGCCTCGGGCGTAAGGATTGCAGGTGTCTTAGGGATGATGTATTTTCCTTTGAGATCGAGGTAAATTTCCCGCCTGTTGCGGTTGTACCTCGGATCTTCTCCATGGTCTTCAACGGTAGCTGACTTCTTGGGGATAGGGTGAGCTTGTTCATTGCTGCCATTATCTTTCTTCTTTTTGTCATGCTTCGACGTTTCTACCCAGTTGGGTTTATATTTTTGCCTCGCACCACGCTCACCTCCCCATTTGATTTTACAAACATCTGTAGCATAAATGTGCATCTGAGCCTTCTCCATTCGTTCTTCGAGGTTGGACACCCCAGACTTGATCAATTCAAACTTGAAGTCATCTGGTTGTAGACTCGCCAAGAGGGCTACAAACTTGGTTTCATCCTTGAGATTATGTATCTTTAGGAACTCGTCATTGAATCTTTTGATGTGATTGCGAAGGGTCTCGGTTTCCCCTTGTCTGATAGCCATCAAGTTGACACTGGTCTTTTGATGTCTTCGGCCTGCAGCGAATTGGCTGATGAACAGTTTCTCGAGCTCGTTGTAGCTCCCGATACTCCCATTTGGCACATGCTTGTTGAACAAGATAAGGGAGAGCCCCTTCAAGGTGGTGGGGAAGTACCAAGTAGCCCCACATCCAATCTGGACGTTAATTTGGGATGCATAGGCAACAATGTGTTCTTCTGGATCAGTAGTCCCATCAAAAGGCTCTATGGTAGGTACCTTCACTTTGTCTCGGCGGGGAGTGTtcattattgaaggaaataatgcccttggtccaagtatgcattcaatgttaagtctaataaatgcggttcagtattaattaacaagttaataattcagtgagatcaagtgagctgaatgcctagctagaggccgctttagttcaagtggaattaatgatccatagcttactcttgactgaatccgtagggtcaaacaaatagtacgtaaacggatcaagtatttaatggcattaaatactccatctatggatattcggaatcgacggatcttggtttcagcgggagctgagatcgtcacaggcaagaaatgaatactccggaaacgatgatattgccggtaacagaaatatggatcgtatcggaaatataaatattatccaagtcgtagatgttgccagaaacagaaatatggtacgtatcggaaaatattatcggaaatggaaatattgccggaatcagaaatatagccggaaacgtaaatattgtcagaatcggaaatattatcggaatcggaaaataattccggaaacggaaatattaaatatttgttcgaaacggaaattgattccggaatcggaaatattgaatattgttcgtatcggaaatgaattccggaatcgggaaattaatcggaagcgtatcgtacgaattagcatcggacgaggcctgccagacgaaggcccagcacgaagccgggccatcgcccagcaagccagcgcgccacaaacgcaccagccaaggctgcgccaggcccaccgcaaggcaggcccagcgagcgccaaggctacggcagcgtgtgggcttgcggcagtgggctgcgagctcgcgggctgcgcgcgcgcgcagtgcgcccctcgtgggctgctgtgcgtgcgtgtgtgtttgtgtgctactcgaatcctaaagctaccgggatttgtcatatgattaaatctaatcctaaaagatttagtttatttaattagagtcctagtaggattataattaaataaattagtatcctaataggattccaaatctttttccataactctataaataggtgcctagggtcacatatttacatcgagcattcgtattcaaagtgagtttttgagagcaaaattcagtcatacaattgcctataaagtgccgaaaattctaagtaccttaagggcgattctagttggtcaatcttaaggcggatccggacgtgctgtggactatctacggagggacgacacttggagtcctaaagacttgttcttgttcggttcgggcgcaactagggagggcacgcaacaaagagtatgcatctaaactatgctaaatgattatgtgtaaataatatgctttcctggctttatggtttttccgcatgatttatgaattgtcatatgtatcataacctaacagtggtatcacgagcctcttattattttcataatctaaaattgcatgaacatggttaaatattacaaatttgcaagaattaaaaggggtgattaattttcgtaattgttaattaattgcaaattgcgtttatttaattatacgtacgcaatttttcggcagtttcttcgttactcatccaaatcgagtgatttttgtgtcaattccgcatgtaaaaggcattctaaaattttgacaaatataatagttttctgccgaacccagaattctcaaattcgaagcctaactatgacttttcggaggttttagtttttcgaatgcaaaatttcgtaaatttaagatgttaaattaaatatttgcgattcttgttgataaatcttg contains:
- the LOC110786966 gene encoding uncharacterized protein yields the protein MNTPRRDKVKVPTIEPFDGTTDPEEHIVAYASQINVQIGCGATWYFPTTLKGLSLILFNKHVPNGSIGSYNELEKLFISQFAAGRRHQKTSVNLMAIRQGETETLRNHIKRFNDEFLKIHNLKDETKFVALLASLQPDDFKFELIKSGVSNLEERMEKAQMHIYATDVCKIKWGGERGARQKYKPNWVETSKHDKKKKDNGSNEQAHPIPKKSATVEDHGEDPRYNRNRREIYLDLKGKYIIPKTPAILTPEAKRDKSLWCEFHHECGHTMKNCRELKRAWIT